One genomic window of Agrobacterium vitis includes the following:
- a CDS encoding methionine ABC transporter permease, with translation MSDVMIDLLLSALWETVLMTVASGLISLVAGLPLGLALVVTAKGGIAEHLWINRVLGAVVNAFRSIPFIILLVALIPLTRLIVGTALGTWAAIVPLAIAATPYYARIAEVSLREVDRGLIEAVRAMGGNRWTIIREVLVPEALPGIISGFTVTLVTLIGASAMAGAIGAGGLGDLAIRYGYQRFETTVMIAVVIVLIILVCGIQWLGDRLVVQLDRR, from the coding sequence ATGTCTGATGTGATGATTGACCTTCTCCTCAGTGCTCTCTGGGAAACGGTGCTGATGACCGTTGCTTCTGGCCTGATTTCGCTGGTGGCTGGCCTGCCGCTTGGTCTGGCGCTGGTGGTGACGGCAAAGGGTGGCATTGCCGAACATCTATGGATCAACCGCGTGCTTGGAGCCGTGGTCAATGCCTTTCGCTCCATTCCGTTTATTATTCTGCTGGTGGCGCTCATCCCGTTGACCCGGTTGATAGTTGGCACAGCGCTTGGTACCTGGGCGGCGATTGTACCGCTGGCCATTGCGGCCACGCCCTATTATGCGCGCATTGCCGAAGTGTCGTTGCGGGAGGTGGATCGCGGGTTGATCGAAGCGGTGCGCGCCATGGGTGGCAATCGCTGGACCATCATCCGCGAAGTTCTGGTCCCTGAAGCGCTTCCCGGTATTATTTCCGGCTTTACCGTCACACTTGTCACCCTCATCGGCGCATCCGCCATGGCGGGCGCGATTGGTGCCGGTGGGCTTGGCGATCTGGCCATTCGGTATGGCTATCAGCGGTTCGAAACAACGGTGATGATTGCCGTGGTTATTGTGCTGATCATCCTTGTCTGCGGTATCCAATGGCTGGGTGATCGATTGGTTGTACAACTGGACAGACGATAA
- a CDS encoding GntR family transcriptional regulator — MPVVQSSIAMQASTAEEEAYLHMQQALRLGRYKPGDRLIAEEIAAEIGMSRMPVREAFRRLASDGLVTLRPNRGCVVAGLTLAELQEAFEIRSVLEGLAVRIAMPRMNVETFEELERLLTRMERAGGSGSSDWVLRHQEFHAFIYGLSGRPKLIRQITALHVVIEPYMRIWFDYVDKPLSARQEHDTLIEALRSGDARRAEAVMQEHIVETASLLADYASPARR, encoded by the coding sequence ATGCCCGTCGTTCAATCCTCCATCGCAATGCAGGCCTCAACAGCTGAGGAAGAGGCCTATCTGCATATGCAACAGGCGTTGCGCCTTGGTCGCTATAAGCCGGGTGACCGCCTGATCGCCGAGGAGATTGCTGCGGAAATCGGTATGAGCCGCATGCCGGTGCGGGAAGCATTTCGGCGACTTGCCTCCGATGGGCTGGTGACACTTCGCCCCAATCGCGGCTGTGTGGTGGCGGGTCTGACACTCGCTGAACTTCAAGAGGCATTCGAAATTCGCTCTGTTTTGGAAGGTCTTGCCGTGCGCATCGCAATGCCGCGCATGAATGTCGAGACCTTCGAAGAGCTTGAGCGCTTGTTGACCCGGATGGAGCGCGCAGGCGGAAGCGGAAGCAGCGACTGGGTTTTGCGGCATCAGGAGTTCCACGCTTTTATCTATGGGCTAAGTGGCCGCCCGAAGCTCATCCGGCAGATCACGGCGCTGCATGTGGTGATAGAACCCTATATGCGGATCTGGTTCGACTATGTTGATAAGCCACTATCGGCCCGTCAGGAACACGATACGCTGATTGAGGCCCTGAGATCAGGTGATGCCCGCCGAGCAGAGGCCGTAATGCAGGAACATATCGTCGAAACAGCATCATTGCTGGCCGACTACGCAAGTCCCGCTCGGCGCTGA
- a CDS encoding ABC transporter permease, which produces MIDFGFFFEIIPKLLSGLPLTLKLSGTSIVCGFVLALVLALVQQGERRWVVWPVRTFVAVFRGTPLLVQIFLIYYGLGQFRPSLQAAGLWWLFREPYWCAILALTLNTAAYGSEILRGAIRNVPRGLIEAASALGMSRLANLRFIILPLALRQAIPAYGNEIILMVKGTSLASIITLMEVTGIAQGLISQSYRAIEVFMAAGAIYLLLNFIIVQALTTLEVRLTLYRTRS; this is translated from the coding sequence ATGATCGATTTTGGGTTTTTCTTTGAGATCATTCCAAAACTGCTGTCGGGTCTACCTCTGACTTTGAAGCTCTCAGGCACCTCGATCGTCTGCGGCTTTGTTCTTGCCCTCGTGCTGGCCCTTGTGCAACAGGGTGAACGGCGCTGGGTTGTCTGGCCAGTTCGTACCTTCGTTGCGGTTTTTCGGGGCACGCCTCTGCTCGTCCAGATCTTTTTGATTTACTATGGCCTTGGACAGTTCCGCCCTTCGTTGCAGGCGGCCGGCCTTTGGTGGCTGTTCCGTGAGCCCTATTGGTGCGCGATATTGGCGCTCACCCTTAACACCGCAGCCTATGGCAGCGAAATTCTGCGCGGTGCGATCCGCAATGTGCCCCGAGGGCTGATTGAGGCCGCCTCCGCGCTCGGGATGTCGCGGCTTGCCAACCTGCGCTTCATCATCCTGCCGCTGGCTCTGCGCCAGGCCATCCCGGCCTATGGCAACGAGATCATTCTGATGGTCAAGGGCACTTCGCTGGCATCAATTATCACCTTGATGGAGGTGACGGGCATAGCGCAGGGGCTGATTTCCCAGAGCTATCGCGCCATTGAGGTCTTCATGGCCGCAGGGGCGATCTATCTGCTGCTCAATTTCATCATCGTGCAGGCGCTCACCACGCTCGAAGTCAGACTGACACTGTATCGAACCCGCAGCTGA
- a CDS encoding MetQ/NlpA family ABC transporter substrate-binding protein, whose protein sequence is MTFKVKTLLAAALIALSANAYAETIKVGVVPGVYADSIEALVPEAKTAGLDVQVVEFSDWTTPNIALQAGDIDVNYFQHKPFLDNAVAQRGYDIVPAGIGTLANIGIYSLKYKDFASVPDGATVAIANDPVNQGRGLLLLQKGGLIKLKDGVGFKGSLDDIVDNPKHVTFTEVEGPQLARITRDVDLALGYPHFIVAAKAFDPSSGLIYSGVDDKQFAIVFAARKDKADSPALKKLVDIYQHSDAVKAAIDKAFGNDRKLYTLAWQ, encoded by the coding sequence ATGACATTCAAAGTTAAAACGCTGCTTGCAGCCGCACTGATTGCACTGTCTGCCAATGCGTATGCCGAAACCATCAAGGTGGGGGTTGTTCCCGGCGTCTATGCCGATTCCATCGAGGCGCTGGTGCCAGAAGCAAAAACCGCCGGGCTGGATGTGCAGGTGGTGGAGTTCAGTGATTGGACCACCCCGAACATTGCCCTTCAGGCGGGCGATATTGATGTCAATTATTTCCAACACAAGCCATTTCTGGACAATGCGGTGGCGCAGCGCGGCTATGATATTGTGCCTGCGGGCATTGGTACCCTTGCCAATATCGGCATCTACTCTCTGAAATACAAGGATTTTGCCAGCGTGCCGGATGGCGCAACCGTTGCCATTGCCAATGACCCGGTCAATCAGGGCCGTGGTCTGTTGCTGTTGCAAAAAGGCGGGCTGATCAAGCTGAAAGATGGTGTCGGGTTCAAGGGTTCGCTCGACGATATCGTCGACAACCCAAAACACGTCACGTTCACGGAAGTGGAAGGTCCTCAACTGGCCCGCATTACTCGCGATGTCGATCTGGCCCTTGGCTATCCTCACTTTATTGTCGCCGCCAAGGCGTTTGATCCCAGCTCCGGTCTGATCTATTCCGGCGTGGATGACAAGCAGTTCGCCATCGTCTTTGCCGCACGAAAGGACAAGGCCGATAGTCCAGCCTTGAAGAAATTGGTGGACATCTATCAGCACTCCGATGCCGTGAAAGCTGCAATCGATAAGGCGTTCGGCAATGATCGCAAGCTTTACACGCTGGCATGGCAGTAG
- a CDS encoding GlxA family transcriptional regulator yields MTPSDTNAPVDRLKIGFVLARSFTLSAFALFVDTLRLASDEFDRSGRVLADWDVLGSTRHLITSSCGVQVAPTSDLVEDPSQFQFIVVVGGLLNNEQPIDRETAAFLKKAATKNVKLIGVCTGSFIMAELGLMKSHRTCVSWLHYNAFRERFPDLQVRSDRIFNLDRTRGSCVGGSSAADMAALIVRRHISKDAERNALEVLHIEKARSALAIQTRKPLSIECNDPRIRATLIMMEQHIEGNLPIQDLAAAVGLSRRQLERLFMNETKNSPAMIYRRVRLERAKHLLVQSKAPLVEIALEVGFGNASHFAKVFAQTFGQSPTGLRTAIRATL; encoded by the coding sequence ATGACGCCCTCCGATACCAACGCCCCGGTCGACCGCCTGAAAATCGGCTTCGTGCTCGCGAGATCATTCACACTTTCGGCTTTCGCATTGTTCGTGGACACGCTGCGTCTCGCCAGCGATGAATTCGATCGTTCGGGTCGGGTTCTGGCCGACTGGGATGTGCTCGGCAGCACGCGGCACCTCATCACCTCCAGCTGTGGCGTTCAGGTCGCTCCGACCTCAGACTTGGTAGAAGATCCGAGCCAGTTTCAATTTATTGTCGTCGTCGGCGGGTTGCTGAACAACGAACAGCCAATCGACCGGGAAACGGCTGCATTTTTGAAAAAGGCCGCCACAAAAAACGTCAAACTGATTGGGGTCTGCACCGGGTCTTTTATCATGGCCGAACTTGGCTTGATGAAAAGCCATCGCACATGCGTAAGCTGGCTGCATTATAACGCATTTCGGGAGCGTTTCCCCGATCTTCAGGTTCGCTCCGACCGTATTTTCAATCTCGACAGAACACGGGGCTCGTGTGTGGGCGGGAGTAGCGCCGCTGACATGGCGGCGTTGATCGTTCGCCGTCACATCAGCAAGGATGCCGAGAGAAATGCTCTCGAGGTTCTTCACATCGAGAAAGCCCGATCAGCCCTTGCCATTCAAACACGCAAACCGCTGTCCATCGAGTGCAACGATCCCAGGATCAGAGCGACGCTTATTATGATGGAACAGCACATCGAGGGTAATCTGCCGATCCAGGATCTGGCAGCAGCGGTTGGCCTGTCCAGAAGACAACTTGAACGTCTCTTTATGAACGAAACCAAGAATTCTCCGGCAATGATCTACAGAAGAGTGCGATTGGAGCGCGCAAAACATCTTCTTGTCCAGTCCAAAGCACCTTTGGTCGAAATTGCGCTTGAGGTCGGGTTCGGAAATGCGTCGCACTTCGCCAAGGTCTTTGCTCAGACGTTCGGCCAATCGCCAACTGGCTTAAGAACAGCAATCCGAGCTACTCTCTGA
- a CDS encoding methionine ABC transporter ATP-binding protein codes for MNSQPLFAQATPVPDPDRVVELTDVHRRFGGTIALDGISLDVRKGEILGIIGRSGAGKSTLIRCLNGLEQADRGEIRIEGRNIVGLAEQALQPLRQRIGMVFQHFNLLSAKTVEVNVALPLKIEGVAKAERLARARDLLELVGLSDKAKAYPASLSGGQKQRVGIARALAARPALLLSDEATSALDPETTRSILALLKDINKKLGLTIVLITHEMDVVRSIADRVAVIDAGRIVEQGDVWSVFANPQAEITKSLLSGNRPQLPGHLAVRLRSEPGETVVLSIDLAGDYAQGRLFADLADSFENGVRLVQGGVEHIQTQVVARLFLTVPASDLALLQKLQAQLKSHHARVEVLGYV; via the coding sequence ATGAACAGTCAGCCATTGTTTGCGCAAGCAACACCCGTTCCTGATCCCGACAGAGTTGTTGAACTCACCGATGTCCATCGTCGCTTTGGCGGCACCATTGCGTTGGACGGCATTTCGCTCGATGTCCGCAAAGGCGAAATTCTCGGCATTATCGGGCGAAGCGGTGCCGGTAAATCCACCTTGATCCGCTGCCTGAATGGGTTGGAACAGGCTGATCGCGGCGAAATCCGCATTGAGGGCCGTAACATTGTTGGCCTTGCGGAGCAGGCATTGCAGCCCTTGCGCCAACGTATTGGCATGGTGTTTCAGCATTTTAATCTGCTTTCCGCCAAAACCGTAGAAGTCAATGTGGCACTGCCACTGAAAATCGAAGGCGTGGCAAAGGCGGAACGCCTGGCCCGCGCGCGCGATCTGCTGGAACTGGTGGGCTTGAGCGATAAGGCCAAGGCCTATCCCGCTTCCCTCTCCGGTGGGCAAAAACAGCGGGTTGGCATTGCCCGCGCCCTTGCCGCACGGCCTGCCCTGCTGCTGTCGGACGAGGCGACCTCGGCGCTTGATCCGGAAACAACCCGCTCGATTCTGGCCTTGTTGAAGGATATCAACAAAAAGCTTGGCCTGACGATTGTGCTGATCACCCATGAGATGGATGTGGTGCGCTCGATTGCCGACCGGGTTGCCGTGATCGATGCCGGAAGGATTGTCGAGCAAGGCGATGTCTGGTCGGTTTTTGCCAATCCGCAAGCCGAGATCACCAAGAGCTTGCTTTCGGGCAATCGGCCGCAACTGCCCGGCCATCTGGCCGTAAGGCTCCGCTCGGAACCGGGGGAAACTGTTGTTTTAAGCATCGATCTCGCTGGAGATTATGCCCAAGGCAGGCTGTTTGCCGATCTCGCCGACAGTTTTGAGAATGGTGTCCGGCTGGTGCAAGGGGGTGTTGAGCATATTCAAACCCAGGTGGTTGCTCGGTTGTTTCTGACAGTTCCCGCCAGCGATCTGGCCCTGCTGCAAAAGCTTCAGGCCCAGTTGAAATCCCATCATGCCCGTGTGGAGGTCCTTGGCTATGTCTGA
- a CDS encoding methionine ABC transporter permease produces MSQMMYERLGRAFLDTITMVGISALFALVVGIPLAVFLVLSSPGGLIEAPRANRILGALINGFRATPFIVLMVALLPFTRLVTGTTIGVWAAIVPLSISATPFFARIAEVSLREVDHGLIEAAQAIGCRRWHIIRHVLLPESLPGLVGGFTITIVTMIGASAMAGAVGAGGLGDMAIRYGYQRFDTTVMIAVIIVLIATVCLVQFTGDLIVRRLQAQ; encoded by the coding sequence ATGTCACAAATGATGTATGAACGCTTGGGCCGCGCCTTTTTGGACACCATCACCATGGTGGGGATCTCGGCGCTGTTTGCACTTGTCGTTGGCATTCCGCTTGCGGTTTTCCTTGTGCTGTCCTCGCCCGGTGGGTTGATTGAGGCACCCCGCGCCAACCGGATACTGGGTGCGCTCATCAACGGCTTTCGCGCCACACCTTTCATCGTCCTGATGGTGGCATTATTGCCTTTTACTCGGCTGGTCACGGGCACCACCATCGGCGTATGGGCCGCCATCGTGCCACTGTCGATCAGTGCCACTCCCTTTTTTGCCCGCATTGCCGAAGTCAGTTTGCGCGAGGTGGATCATGGATTGATTGAAGCCGCGCAGGCCATCGGGTGTCGCCGCTGGCATATTATTCGTCATGTGCTGTTGCCCGAATCCTTGCCCGGTCTGGTAGGCGGTTTTACCATCACTATTGTAACGATGATCGGGGCTTCAGCCATGGCAGGAGCCGTGGGTGCAGGCGGGCTTGGCGATATGGCCATCCGCTATGGATATCAACGGTTTGATACCACAGTGATGATTGCAGTGATCATCGTTTTAATTGCCACGGTCTGCCTTGTCCAGTTTACTGGAGACCTCATCGTCCGTCGCTTGCAGGCGCAGTAA
- a CDS encoding transporter substrate-binding domain-containing protein, whose protein sequence is MTFRRMAALAVAFTTLISGSVTMAQDAPTEIKIATEGAYAPWNFTTSDGKLDGLEIELANDLCARMKVKCTIVAQDWDGLIPSLTVGKFDVIMASMFITPKRLETIDFTQPYAVDPSGFAVAKDSALGKLGISTEKFKLEDEAPSKAAIDKLKSLLKGKVVGVQAATTNLDFLRKYFADTVEIREYKTTEQHDLDLAAGRIDAIFAQQTALAATLAKPEFADYTIAGPGFVGGVFGLGTGAGLRKQDTKLKEMLNTAISSAIADGTIKRLSEKWVKTDVTPVK, encoded by the coding sequence ATGACGTTTCGTCGCATGGCCGCGTTGGCGGTCGCCTTCACGACACTGATATCTGGCTCAGTCACCATGGCGCAAGACGCGCCGACCGAGATCAAGATTGCAACCGAAGGAGCCTATGCTCCTTGGAACTTTACGACCTCCGACGGCAAGCTCGATGGCCTTGAAATCGAACTCGCCAATGACCTCTGCGCACGCATGAAGGTCAAATGCACCATCGTTGCTCAGGATTGGGACGGTCTTATTCCGTCGCTGACGGTTGGCAAGTTCGATGTCATCATGGCGAGCATGTTCATCACGCCAAAGCGTCTTGAGACGATCGATTTTACCCAGCCTTATGCGGTGGATCCTTCGGGTTTTGCTGTTGCCAAGGATAGCGCGCTTGGCAAGCTCGGCATCTCGACAGAAAAATTCAAACTTGAGGATGAGGCACCCTCGAAAGCGGCGATCGACAAGTTGAAATCCCTCCTGAAGGGCAAAGTTGTTGGCGTTCAGGCCGCAACGACAAATCTCGATTTTCTGCGTAAGTATTTTGCCGATACCGTAGAAATCCGCGAGTACAAAACCACAGAGCAGCATGACCTCGACTTGGCAGCTGGTCGCATTGATGCGATCTTCGCCCAGCAGACGGCACTGGCCGCGACACTCGCAAAGCCAGAATTCGCAGACTATACCATTGCAGGCCCGGGCTTCGTGGGCGGCGTCTTCGGCCTTGGAACCGGTGCGGGATTGCGCAAGCAGGACACCAAGCTCAAGGAGATGCTGAACACCGCAATCTCCTCGGCTATTGCCGACGGGACCATCAAACGTCTCTCCGAAAAATGGGTGAAAACCGACGTGACACCGGTCAAGTAA
- the ggt gene encoding gamma-glutamyltransferase, with translation MRNFEKPTRSVAVSTEAMAATSHPYATLTAINILQAGGNAMDAAIAACAVQCVVEPGSTGIGGDCFALYAPKGGDQVIAYNGSGRTPAALTVDWFEERGLAEVPRQSPSAVTIPGAIDAWTRLHADHGRLPFEQILQPAIRYAENGYAITPRVYRDWAREEKLLNDDPAASEIFLPNGRAPQIGEVHHQPRLAATLRRIAAEGRDGFYKGAVAEDMVDRLRALGGLHTLEDFAEAKGEYVVPVTTTFRDHTIHECPPNGQGIIALLILNILSRFDTQDDPSSADRLHLEIEATRLAYAARDAWLADPEKASVPVEDLLSEEFATHLASMIDLTRALTNLPDFEMPLHRDTVYISVIDSERNAVSFINSIFDCFGSGIVAPQSGVVLHNRGQSFSLKRDHPNMIAPGKRPLHTIIPGMVTRAGRTEISFGVMGGYYQAMGHAHLISKVIDYGMDLQDAIDLPRLIPVGGKVPRVEAEHTVPRETIALLRRRGFEIVPAEDPIGGAQIIRIDWENGTLTGASESRKDGIALGY, from the coding sequence ATGCGCAATTTCGAAAAGCCAACGCGCTCAGTGGCGGTATCGACGGAAGCCATGGCGGCTACCTCTCACCCTTATGCAACGCTCACCGCTATCAATATCCTGCAAGCAGGCGGTAATGCCATGGACGCTGCCATTGCTGCTTGCGCTGTGCAATGCGTTGTGGAGCCGGGTTCCACCGGCATCGGTGGCGATTGTTTCGCGCTCTACGCGCCAAAGGGTGGTGATCAGGTCATTGCCTATAACGGTTCGGGCCGCACGCCCGCTGCCCTGACGGTGGACTGGTTTGAAGAGCGAGGGCTCGCCGAAGTGCCTCGCCAATCGCCGTCTGCCGTTACCATACCCGGCGCTATCGACGCATGGACACGGCTGCACGCCGACCATGGCCGCCTTCCGTTTGAGCAGATTCTCCAGCCTGCGATCCGCTATGCCGAGAACGGTTACGCCATCACACCAAGGGTGTATCGGGATTGGGCACGGGAAGAGAAGCTGCTCAACGATGACCCGGCTGCTTCGGAGATCTTTCTTCCCAACGGCCGTGCGCCGCAAATCGGCGAAGTCCACCATCAACCTCGATTGGCGGCAACCCTGCGCCGGATCGCCGCTGAAGGCCGAGATGGCTTTTACAAGGGGGCGGTTGCGGAAGACATGGTTGATCGGCTTCGCGCCCTCGGCGGCCTTCATACCCTTGAGGATTTTGCTGAGGCCAAGGGAGAGTATGTGGTGCCGGTCACCACGACATTCCGCGACCATACAATCCATGAATGCCCCCCAAACGGGCAGGGCATTATCGCTCTTCTCATTCTCAATATTCTCTCGCGGTTCGACACCCAGGACGATCCAAGTTCAGCAGACCGCCTGCATCTGGAGATCGAGGCCACGCGCCTTGCCTATGCCGCCCGCGACGCTTGGCTCGCTGATCCGGAGAAGGCCAGCGTTCCCGTTGAAGACCTGCTCTCCGAGGAATTCGCCACACACCTCGCCAGCATGATCGATCTCACCCGCGCGCTGACAAATCTGCCGGACTTCGAGATGCCTCTCCATCGCGACACGGTCTATATTTCGGTGATCGACTCTGAGCGCAACGCTGTCAGTTTCATCAACTCTATCTTTGACTGCTTCGGCTCAGGCATTGTTGCCCCGCAATCTGGTGTCGTCCTGCACAATCGCGGTCAGAGCTTCTCCCTGAAGCGTGACCATCCGAACATGATCGCACCGGGAAAGCGTCCGCTGCACACGATCATTCCGGGCATGGTGACACGGGCAGGCCGTACGGAAATATCCTTTGGGGTCATGGGCGGCTATTATCAGGCCATGGGCCATGCCCATCTGATTTCCAAGGTTATCGACTATGGCATGGACCTTCAGGACGCCATCGATTTGCCGCGCCTCATTCCCGTCGGTGGCAAGGTGCCGCGTGTCGAGGCCGAGCATACAGTACCTAGAGAGACCATTGCCCTGTTGAGACGTCGCGGCTTCGAGATCGTGCCAGCGGAAGATCCGATCGGTGGCGCTCAGATTATCAGGATTGATTGGGAAAATGGTACGCTGACAGGTGCCTCCGAATCCCGCAAGGACGGAATTGCTCTCGGCTATTGA
- a CDS encoding methionine ABC transporter ATP-binding protein, whose protein sequence is MAVVTTVLLDQLDASKAGLNGSATAATRASAAPQKSLALQGTGSVVFENLSKIYTSSAGPVHALKDISVNVPAGSIFGIIGRSGAGKSSLLRTINRLERPTGGRVLVDGDDIAGFNDDQLVGLRRRVGMIFQHFNLLSAKTVWGNVALPLLVAGVERHDINQRVADVLKLVGLEGKGATYPSRLSGGQKQRVGIARALVSRPEILLCDEATSALDPETTLSILRLLQDINQRLKLTIVLITHEMSVIREICDQVLVLEQGGTAEQGPVWQIFGKPSHEATKALLEPLQRGLPADLASRLEVGGDGRAVVELSYTGEGGLEPDLSAISAAFGPGSRLVQSNLDRIQGHVQGQVLIIAANPPDVSSPLIQALAHSARILGYVTNDV, encoded by the coding sequence ATGGCAGTAGTGACCACCGTGCTGCTTGATCAGCTTGATGCGAGCAAGGCGGGGTTGAATGGCTCCGCCACCGCCGCAACCCGGGCTTCCGCTGCACCTCAGAAAAGTCTAGCGCTGCAGGGCACTGGCTCGGTCGTGTTCGAGAACCTTTCCAAGATTTACACCTCATCGGCCGGGCCTGTTCATGCCTTGAAAGATATTTCTGTTAACGTGCCTGCGGGCAGTATTTTTGGCATTATCGGCCGCAGCGGTGCCGGCAAATCCAGCTTGTTGCGCACCATCAATCGGTTGGAGCGGCCAACGGGCGGTCGCGTGCTGGTGGATGGTGACGATATTGCCGGTTTCAATGATGATCAGTTGGTGGGCCTTCGCCGCCGCGTTGGTATGATCTTTCAGCATTTCAATCTGCTGTCCGCCAAGACGGTGTGGGGCAATGTCGCACTCCCGCTTCTGGTGGCGGGGGTGGAGCGTCATGATATCAACCAGCGTGTGGCGGATGTGCTGAAACTGGTGGGTCTTGAAGGCAAGGGAGCCACCTATCCGTCCCGACTATCCGGTGGACAAAAGCAGCGTGTTGGCATCGCCCGCGCCCTTGTCAGCAGGCCGGAGATTCTGCTGTGCGATGAAGCAACATCGGCGCTCGACCCGGAAACCACCCTTTCGATCCTCAGGCTTTTGCAAGACATCAACCAGCGCCTCAAGCTTACCATCGTCTTGATCACCCATGAAATGAGCGTGATCCGCGAAATCTGCGATCAGGTGCTGGTGCTGGAACAGGGTGGGACAGCCGAACAGGGTCCCGTCTGGCAGATTTTTGGCAAGCCCAGCCACGAAGCCACCAAGGCCTTGCTGGAGCCGCTTCAACGCGGTCTGCCAGCCGATCTCGCATCGCGTCTTGAGGTTGGTGGTGATGGTCGGGCCGTGGTTGAATTATCCTATACCGGTGAGGGCGGCCTGGAGCCTGATCTCAGTGCCATCAGTGCCGCATTTGGTCCGGGCAGCCGTCTTGTTCAAAGCAATCTGGATCGCATTCAGGGCCATGTACAGGGTCAGGTGTTGATCATCGCCGCCAATCCACCGGATGTTTCGTCCCCATTGATTCAGGCTCTGGCGCATTCTGCAAGGATATTGGGCTATGTCACAAATGATGTATGA
- a CDS encoding ABC transporter permease subunit has protein sequence MLEKLHLLGFAEGGWGPALIGAAALTLLLSVLGFMLGACFGSLAAAGRLSSARIPRVIASAYATVFRGVPDLLTIYLFYYGGSVALTTVARFFGADTFVGLPVLATGVVAIGMISGAYQAEVYRGAYLAVERGQFDAAKALDLSRSQMLLLVIVPQLLRHAIPGLSNVWQLVLKDSALISVVGLVELMRQSQIGAGSTREPFLFYLAAACLYFVMAGVTGRFFRSAEVRTSRGILHS, from the coding sequence ATGCTTGAAAAACTGCATCTGCTCGGGTTCGCGGAAGGTGGCTGGGGTCCGGCACTGATTGGTGCTGCCGCTCTGACTTTGTTGCTGTCCGTTCTGGGCTTTATGCTCGGCGCTTGTTTTGGCAGTCTGGCGGCAGCCGGTCGCTTATCATCGGCCCGTATCCCTCGCGTGATTGCCTCTGCCTACGCCACCGTCTTTCGCGGCGTGCCCGACCTGCTGACCATCTATCTGTTTTATTATGGTGGTAGCGTTGCCCTGACGACAGTTGCGCGTTTTTTCGGAGCCGACACATTTGTGGGGCTGCCCGTGCTGGCAACGGGCGTTGTGGCAATCGGCATGATTTCGGGTGCCTATCAGGCTGAGGTCTACCGTGGCGCTTATCTTGCCGTCGAGCGGGGGCAATTTGATGCAGCCAAGGCGCTCGACCTCTCCCGCAGCCAGATGCTTTTGTTGGTTATTGTACCGCAGTTGCTGCGGCACGCAATTCCTGGTCTTAGCAATGTCTGGCAGCTCGTCTTGAAGGATTCCGCTCTGATTTCGGTGGTTGGTCTTGTGGAATTGATGCGCCAGTCGCAGATCGGTGCTGGCTCAACCCGCGAGCCCTTCCTTTTTTATCTGGCCGCCGCATGCCTCTATTTTGTGATGGCGGGCGTAACGGGCCGTTTCTTCCGCAGTGCTGAAGTGAGAACCTCGCGGGGGATCCTGCACTCATGA